Within Phycodurus eques isolate BA_2022a chromosome 7, UOR_Pequ_1.1, whole genome shotgun sequence, the genomic segment AATGcctgaaacccaaattgaatGCACAATAaatcagaacttcacaaagtacTTTGAGGTCTGGGCAATAATCTAATAAAAGTGAATTCTGCTTGTGAATGTTGAGCACACTGCTCCAGGCAAGGTTCCACTCGAAAATACAGAACATTGCAGTAATACATCACGCGTATGtcatttccacattttgtcccaTTTCTAATTCCCGATTTACCTATTCCATGTCACCAGGGAGTTGGCATGGCAAACAAAGGTCCATCCTACGGCATGAGCCGGCAGGTTCAGGATAAGATCGAGAGCAAGTATGACCAGGAGCTGGAACAGATTCTGGTGGAGTGGATCAGCCGTCAGTGTGGATCTGGCGTCGGGAGGCCAGAGTCAGGCAAAGCTGGATTCCAGGCCTGGCTGAAAGACGGCTGTGTGAGTGCCCTTCATATATTACTGGATTTTTAGGTGTACCTGCATGTTCCATAAGTAACCCACTTGTGAGGAATATTGACCATAATGATCTTTCTGTCTTTTTACCTCCATATTTTCACTCTGTTACTTGTCATAACCTCCCTTCGGTTCAGGTCCTAGGTGAATTGATCAACAGTCTTTTTCCTGGAGACAAACCTGTGAAGAAGATCCAGAGCTCAACCATGGCCTTCAAACAGATGGAGCAGATCTCTCAGTTCCTCAATGCAGCTGAGAAGTATGGTGTCACCAAGACTGACATGTTCCAGACTGTGGACCTCTGGGAAGGTTAGATGTGTTTGCTTTCACTTCTCTGTTACTGTAAACATTGCTATAGGGCTCACAaccttttaacattttatttgttaaagtatgaaaatggaatggaaaggCTACACTCCAACGCAATATGTGATCCTAtatttttcccataggaaattatGGTCATTGAGTGAATCCACTCCAAGGTCAAACTACCACCATCAATTGCTTTTAAACAATTCTTAGCTGTCGTGATACAATATAGTAACATTTATTtagcacagtacagtacaatatcgTATAGTATATTATGGTATAGTATAAGTAACCACTGTTAGTATAAGTAAGCACTTAGGCTTTGTGTGCAGTGGCTTTTGTTTTCTTGAGGATTTTCGTCAAATTTTGAATTGTAAGACTCGACTGTACACTTAGAGCCATATGTAACAGAGGAAATCGTGGTGGTGTTTGTGGGCAGGTAAGGACCTGGCAGCAGTGCAGAGGACCCTGTCAGCTCTTGGCAGCTTGGCCGTTACCAAGGATGAGGGCACATACCAGGGTGACCCAAACTGGTTCTTCAAGTGAGTCTCTTTGTAATATTATTCATCCTTTTTACATACTCAAGGAGTAGTAACGttaatttttatgtttttagtaGTAAcgttcatttttatatttatatgtgccttgcaggAAAGCACAGGAGAACAAGCGAGAATTTTCAGATGATCAGATGAAGGCGGGCAAAAATGTGATTGGTCTCCAGATGGGGTCGAACAAGGGAGCCAGTCAGGAAGGCATGAGCTACGGAAGGCAAAGACAAATTCTCTAAAATCCCCGAGCAATAGAAATTACATCAACCTGATGCCCATTGCACCATCAGAGAGCCAGTGTTTACTGGCCTTTGGTAAAAAGGTTCTTCAAAAAATCTTTAGAATTCAATAACCCCTAGCTGCTTCATAGCATATCTACTTTCTAATTAACTACCCCAAGTCTCGACTCTTGACACAAACCACACTGCTGACTTTCGCAGAGCCTCACCTTGCGCTGTTCTGTAACTCAGTTTATAAAGTTAAGTTATATTCAGTTTATAAAAAGCAGTCAATGTACAAATGACATACTGCTAGGGGGGGAATCAGATTATGTGACAAACTGAGCTGTTGAGTTCTGCAACATTATTGCAAATTTCATTGTATAGAATTATCTTGGATTTGGTCTCAAGAAGAAAAACGTTACCAACGATACTGTGTATGGCAACACTATCGTCGTGGGGAAATTTCGATATTCACTTTGAAAAAAAGGATCCATACCTCCCACTATCTATGCCTGCTGTATCAGCATTAatatgttttgtacattttcataTTAATAATGACTTGGAAGTACATGTGTGCAAAAGCTGTGTGATTTGTGCAACACCAAGGGTAGATTGGTAGCATCTGCCACAAAGGGCTAATTATTTAGGTTGTTGGttattttaatgaacatttatgcacaaaacaagaaaatttgacaagcacaaaaaaaaaaaagtatgggaTAAGGGGCaataacaaaaaagtaaataaataaataaataaataaaaaacaagccaACCTTGGGGAGGCACAAAACAGGTCAAAGAATATATTGTACAAAACAAAGGACGAGGTGGTGGATCATGTTGTGCTAGGGGAGTAGGAACATTGGAGGGTACTGAAGTCTTTGTGgaaagaagatgaagaaaaaaagtaaaagaaaaaaaaaaaaatgaataatggaTCAATTTGGATGCATGCTATTATATTTGTTGGTCTTTTATGGAAGCTGTGAGTTTTTCTAAATTTGAATCTTGTGTAATCAGGTTATACCAATGTTTTAGAAATGATTTGTGCAATCTTTCCAATTAATAATTTTTGGAAGCCCATTAGGTGCATTTATTTGCAGCGAAGTGCATTGTGTATTATCTAGAGGTGGGTAGagcagccaaatattgtactcaattaAGAGTACTGTTAGTTTAGAATATGACAAGTAAAacgtcatccaaatatttacctAAGAGTAAGATAGTATACTCAATGGGAAAGAAACTCAAGTAATGAGTAAATTGTAACttcagatatatatatttttttaaatcaagagcatgaacatcaaattaaattaaaaaaaactatatatgggagtcgacacacagctgccaccatttaaatttttaactccccaaaaaccaacatgTACATTAGGCCCCactgaaacattatttgctgtaTTGGCTTAAattacttcatgaagaagctgtttgctggagagacttattgtgtgtgtgtatgtccgACACCATTGGGATAGGGCAaattttttattcccccccaacCCTCAAAATGATTCGTTTTGATTGGCTATATTGGCTAGGTTATGTGCGCGGTCATGTTACTGCCTTGTATCATcagattggtgaattggagtcaaatgacattagtgatgccgtttgattggcgcaatgggcgcccaatgcggaagtcgaagatggagtctaaaaagagacacgcacacgcaagaaCGAAGAAATAAAATTAGCGAAcggcatgttgatcattgtaacggagtaaaagtatcgatccttcacataagtaaaagtaaaaagtacggtgcatttaaaatacactgacaagtacagtttatggaaaatgttgagTACATGTAACgaagtaaatgtagcgcgttactagtATCTTGTTTTCAGTTAACTGTATTTTAGACGTGGAAGAAAAACGTGGATACAAATTGTTTGCTCGTTATGCGTTTGAAGGTCTGAAGTCCATTTGTCTATTGGTAATGAAGTGGTGCTATCATGTTCTTTGCAGTGGTGGTGAAGTGCAAAGCAAAATtcagtatttataaaaaaaaaaaaaaaaaaaaaaaaaaaaaaactttttcccaTCCCATTATCATCATAATAGTTTGTGGTTTAAAAATGATTATATATCACAGAATCCacaacgagaaaaaaaaaaaaatttaatcaccCTTTATCAACATTATCTGACTTGCATAGCAAAACACAACTTGCAACTCCACTCTTTCACTGTACTGCAGTAGAGAAAAACATTTGgtataaaaacaattgttttacaGGCAGCGCAAATTGTGTCCCGTGTATAAGGCATATTTTATATGTAACACTTCAATAAAAATAGTTGTGAATATTCCACAATACATAACCCTTcaatacaaatatacagtagttgtgTATATTTCACAACTTAAATGTCAAGTTTTTTCAGTAGTTGGTTGTAACACACAGGTAGGACTCTGGGGCTTTAATGTCAAATGCAAATCATCCTGTGTCAAAAATACAATGTTATTCCTTAAATATGCCTTTACCATAGTGGAATTTTAAATTGAGGCCACTTCAGAGGAAGACCGAGTTGACAATTGCTTCacgcatgcgcgcgcacacacacacacgcacgtgcgtgcgcgcagacacacacacacacactcatgcgcGCGCTCTCACACACGTGCgcacgctctcacacacacatgcgcacgctCTCACTCACATCAGATTGTGACCTTTATAAAGTGCATACATTACATTCCTTACCAACAGTAGCTCATTCTTCTGTAGCACAAATCGTTTTACTGAGCCTTGAAATCCTTTAGgttttctctcaaatatttgGGAGGGTTAGCTGCACAGACACACCCGC encodes:
- the tagln gene encoding transgelin isoform X1; its protein translation is MAAKGVGMANKGPSYGMSRQVQDKIESKYDQELEQILVEWISRQCGSGVGRPESGKAGFQAWLKDGCVLGELINSLFPGDKPVKKIQSSTMAFKQMEQISQFLNAAEKYGVTKTDMFQTVDLWEGKDLAAVQRTLSALGSLAVTKDEGTYQGDPNWFFKKAQENKREFSDDQMKAGKNVIGLQMGSNKGASQEGMSYGRQRQIL
- the tagln gene encoding transgelin isoform X2 is translated as MANKGPSYGMSRQVQDKIESKYDQELEQILVEWISRQCGSGVGRPESGKAGFQAWLKDGCVLGELINSLFPGDKPVKKIQSSTMAFKQMEQISQFLNAAEKYGVTKTDMFQTVDLWEGKDLAAVQRTLSALGSLAVTKDEGTYQGDPNWFFKKAQENKREFSDDQMKAGKNVIGLQMGSNKGASQEGMSYGRQRQIL